A section of the Gloeobacter violaceus PCC 7421 genome encodes:
- a CDS encoding ABC transporter permease, with protein MNAVRIWAVASNVFRESVRDRILYLIALFAVLLLVGARLLPDLSAGAEYKIILDLGLGAMHLFGLVVAIFLGTNLLSKEIDKRTIFVLLSKPLGRGEFILGKHLGLAAVIALLVAAMALCFFGVIWIERIPIDGLGSPLLLSMVFIYIELLLLVAAALFFGSFASAVMASIFTLCLYLVGHFTQDLLKLGRLAGSASIEQTTRILYLILPDLERLNLRNGAVFGQIPPTTELVQAGAYGLLYTGILLALAITVFGRREF; from the coding sequence GTGAACGCGGTTCGGATCTGGGCAGTGGCGAGCAACGTCTTTCGCGAGTCGGTCCGCGACCGCATTTTGTATCTGATTGCCCTGTTTGCGGTGCTGTTGCTGGTAGGGGCAAGGTTACTGCCGGACCTCAGCGCCGGGGCCGAGTACAAAATCATCCTCGATCTCGGCCTGGGGGCGATGCACCTGTTTGGCCTGGTGGTGGCTATCTTCCTGGGCACCAACCTGCTCAGCAAAGAAATCGACAAGCGAACGATCTTCGTGCTGCTCTCCAAACCCCTTGGGCGGGGGGAATTTATCCTGGGCAAGCACCTGGGCCTCGCGGCGGTGATTGCTCTGTTGGTAGCGGCGATGGCCCTTTGTTTTTTCGGGGTGATCTGGATCGAGCGGATACCGATAGATGGCCTCGGTTCGCCGTTGTTGCTCTCGATGGTCTTTATCTACATCGAACTGCTGTTGTTGGTGGCGGCGGCTTTATTTTTCGGAAGCTTCGCCAGCGCGGTGATGGCTTCGATCTTTACGCTGTGTCTCTACTTAGTAGGCCACTTCACCCAGGATCTGCTCAAACTCGGCCGCCTTGCCGGCAGTGCCTCCATCGAGCAGACCACCCGGATTCTTTATTTGATCCTGCCGGATCTTGAACGGCTCAATCTGCGCAACGGCGCCGTCTTCGGCCAGATTCCACCGACAACCGAACTGGTGCAAGCCGGAGCCTACGGCCTTCTCTACACCGGCATCCTGCTCGCTCTTGCCATTACCGTTTTCGGTCGCAGAGAGTTTTGA